One Streptomyces sp. NBC_01237 genomic region harbors:
- a CDS encoding phosphorylase family protein produces the protein MGDAPRPSGPAAPLLIACALGIEQLALRSARGGGAPGPVSVIRTGMGPKAAETAMGRSLGRDGARGAAVIASGFCAGLAPGMHPGDLVVAEETRDATGSTVCTGTGLLVAALARAVPGRTVHTGPLFGSDHVVRGPERAELRATGAIAVDMESAATLRTALHHGPRPVAAVRVVVDAPEHELVRIGTVRGGISAFRVLRAVLPAFHEWHRSLLLPRR, from the coding sequence ATGGGCGATGCACCGAGGCCGTCCGGGCCCGCCGCACCGCTGCTGATCGCCTGCGCCCTCGGCATCGAACAGCTCGCCCTGCGCAGTGCCCGGGGCGGCGGTGCCCCGGGCCCGGTGAGCGTCATCCGGACCGGGATGGGCCCGAAGGCCGCCGAGACGGCCATGGGGCGCTCGCTGGGCCGGGACGGAGCGCGGGGCGCCGCGGTCATCGCTTCCGGCTTCTGCGCCGGACTGGCCCCCGGGATGCACCCCGGGGACCTGGTCGTCGCCGAGGAGACCCGGGACGCGACCGGCTCCACCGTCTGCACCGGCACGGGTCTGCTCGTCGCGGCCCTCGCCAGGGCGGTGCCCGGCCGCACCGTCCACACCGGGCCGCTGTTCGGCTCCGACCATGTCGTACGAGGGCCCGAGCGGGCCGAGCTGAGGGCCACCGGCGCCATCGCGGTGGACATGGAGTCCGCCGCCACACTGCGCACCGCCCTGCACCACGGTCCACGCCCGGTTGCGGCCGTACGGGTGGTCGTGGACGCTCCAGAGCATGAGCTCGTCCGCATCGGTACGGTCCGCGGTGGAATATCAGCCTTCCGCGTTCTCCGTGCCGTCCTGCCGGCTTTCCATGAATGGCACCGATCTTTGCTGCTCCCCAGGAGGTGA
- the hpnH gene encoding adenosyl-hopene transferase HpnH — MAMPLRQSIKVATYLIEQKLRRREKFPLIVELEPLFACNLACEGCGKIQHPAGVLKQRMPVAQAVGAVLESGAPMVSIAGGEPLMHPQIDEIVRQLVAKKKYVFLCTNAMLMRKKLDKFTPSPYFAFAVHIDGLRERHDESVAKEGVFDEAVAAMKEAKSRGFRVTTNSTFFNTDTPQTIIEVLNFLNDDLKVDEMMISPAYAYEKAPDQEHFLGVEQTRELFKKAFAGGNRARWRLNHSPLFLDFLEGKADFSCTAWAIPNYSLFGWQRPCYLMSDGYVPTYRQLIEETDWEKYGRGKDPRCANCMAHCGYEPTAVLATMGSLKESLRAARETVTGNR, encoded by the coding sequence ATGGCCATGCCGCTTCGTCAGTCCATCAAGGTTGCGACGTACCTCATTGAACAAAAGCTCCGCAGGCGAGAGAAGTTCCCGCTCATTGTCGAGCTGGAGCCCTTGTTCGCCTGCAATCTGGCCTGTGAGGGATGCGGGAAGATCCAGCATCCGGCCGGAGTCCTGAAACAGCGCATGCCGGTCGCCCAGGCCGTCGGCGCGGTGCTCGAATCGGGCGCGCCGATGGTCTCCATCGCGGGTGGTGAGCCGCTGATGCACCCGCAGATCGATGAAATCGTGCGTCAGCTCGTCGCGAAGAAGAAATACGTCTTCCTCTGCACCAACGCGATGCTCATGCGGAAGAAGCTCGACAAATTCACACCGTCGCCCTACTTCGCCTTCGCCGTGCACATCGACGGGCTGCGAGAACGGCACGACGAATCGGTCGCCAAGGAAGGCGTCTTCGACGAGGCGGTGGCGGCGATGAAGGAGGCCAAGAGCCGCGGATTCCGCGTCACCACGAACTCGACCTTCTTCAACACCGATACCCCGCAGACCATCATCGAGGTCCTCAACTTCCTCAATGACGATCTGAAGGTCGACGAGATGATGATCTCGCCCGCCTACGCGTACGAGAAGGCACCCGACCAGGAGCACTTCCTCGGCGTCGAGCAGACCCGCGAGCTGTTCAAGAAGGCCTTCGCGGGCGGCAACCGGGCCCGCTGGCGGCTGAACCACTCGCCGCTCTTCCTGGACTTCCTGGAAGGCAAGGCGGACTTCTCCTGCACCGCGTGGGCGATCCCGAACTACTCGCTCTTCGGCTGGCAGCGCCCCTGCTACCTGATGAGCGACGGATACGTCCCGACGTACCGTCAGCTCATCGAGGAGACCGACTGGGAGAAGTACGGCCGGGGCAAGGACCCACGCTGCGCCAACTGCATGGCGCACTGCGGATACGAGCCCACGGCGGTGCTCGCCACCATGGGGTCGCTGAAGGAGTCCCTGAGGGCCGCACGGGAGACCGTCACCGGCAACCGGTGA